atggctatagccgtatattccgttcccctcaccctcgggatcaatgccctacccaacacaaaaaagtctatgcgtgaatagactttatggacataggagaaaaacgagaactccttactcctaggtctactgaatctccaccggtccacccctcccatctgctccataaaatccttaagcaccttggctgctgccggtctcctaccagtcctggacttcgacctatccagccttggttccaacaccgtgttaaagtctccccccattatcagctttccggtctctaggtctgggatgcgtcctagcattcgcctcataaaattggcatcgtcccagttcggggcatacacgtttaccaaaaccaccatctctccctgtaatttgccactcaccatcacttatctgcccccgttatccgccactatagtctttgcctcgaacattacccgcttccccactaatatagccacccccatgtttttcgcatccagccccgaatggaacacctgccctacccatcctttgcgcaacctaacctggtctatcagtttcaggtgcgtttcctgtaacataaccacatctgctttaagtttcttaaggtgtgcgagtactcgtgccctctttatcggcccgtttagccccctcacgttccacgtgagcagccgagttggggggcttcccacccccccccccccttgccggttagccatcatctttttccagcttctcacccagttcccacgcagctgtatctctcccagacggtgcccccccgcccatcctttcccgtacccactccccactttccccagcagcagcaacccagtaattcccccctcccccccccgctagaccccccgctagcgtaattactccccccatgttgctcccagaagtcagcaaactctggctgacctcggcttccccccgtgatcacggctcgcaccgtgcgacgccccctccttcctgcttctctattcccgccataattatcatagcgcgggaaccaagcccgtgcctctcccttggccccgcctcccatggccaacgccccatctcctctccctccccacctccccccatcaccacctgtgggagaaagaaaagttaccataccgcaggattaaatcataaaacccctcttcgccccccccccccactcgtcccaacactttgtccaaacgttcattttcgtaatccaatcattccaatttttcttctacaataaaagtccacgcttcatccgccgtctcaaagtagtggtgcctcccttgatatgtgacccacagtcttgccggttgcagcattccaaattttatcttctttttgtgaagtaccgctttggcccgattaaagctcgccctccttctcgccacctccgcactccaatcttgatagatgcggatcaccgcgttctcccatttactacaccgagttttcttcgcccatctaaggaccatttctctatccttaaaatggagaaatctcaccactatggctctgggagtttctcctgctctcgatcctcgcaccataactcggtatgctccctccacctccaacggacccgtcggggcctccgctcccattaacgagtgcagcatcgtgctcacatatggcccgacgtccgccccctccacaccttcaggaaggccaagaatcctcaagttgttcctccttgcgttgttttccagtgcctccaacctctccacagatcatttctggtgtgcctcctgtatctccgacttcaccaccaggccctgtatatcgttctcattctctgctgctttcgccttcacgacccgaagctcctgctcctgggtcttttgttcctctttcagcccttcaatcgcctgtaatatcggggccaacaactctttcttcatttccttttttatctcctccacgcagcgtttcaagaactcttgttgttcagggccccatatgaaactgccaccttccgacgccatcttggtttctgcttgccttccttgccgttgttccaaaggatccgctgcaatccggccactttcctctcctttttccatccgtgtccagggggaacacccttctggtttaccgcacggtgtttttagccgttaaaattgccgttggggctcctatcaagagcccaaaagtccgttccaccgggagctgccgaaacgtgcgacttagctggtcatcgccgcacccggaagtctcctctctctcccttctacgcctgctcgagaccttcgcaagaacagcaagcggcaactgtaagtttgaatccagcgatcgctatccggtaaagactcctagcctggagcagccttttgaatcccgcaggccagatccgattggataagccattcgtttccctgacttggtgggctcttcctaaagttaagtattggccagtagtgataggtttattatatagatagtagtattattgtgtaaacattacttgttgtatataataaatgaccgttgatttcaatcgtactaagcggtgtgctgacttattaatcataacttgaaattgaaccacgtggtggtatcagaaagatacctggcgactcgtgagcaaaggtgatgtaatcagagctaataaactaaggctaaaaagagcaacactggggAAGAAAGAACAAATGATCTTATGATGGGATTGATAAAtggagtgattaaatgacaaagaggATGATGGTACAGGGCAATATTGTAATAATGAGAGAAGTAAAAAAACTAATAGaccaagaaaagaaacaaaagaaaGGTCCGATTTAAAATTATAAGAGACGAACCACTATCAACATCTAATATCTGAAAGATTGAATGATGGTCACGATCGGAAATTGTTGAAATGAATGTGCCTGATCAACAGATGAGTTCTCTGACCTACCATtcagcttcattggaacagtgcagGACATCCAGGGTACAGAGGTCAGACTAGGAGTGGAGCAGAGAATTCAAATGAATGCTCAGAATCACATTCATGGACTGAATGGtgatgttccacaaagcagtcacaaAATCTGAATTTAGTTTCAGAATAATGCAAAGCAGTCGAATTGAAAAGTGAGTTGAAAGGAAGGGATCTGGAAAACAGTAGACACTTCATGTTGTTCCAAGGGAAGTGAGGTCTGGTTGTGtcgataagttcataagatataggagcagaattaggccatttggccaatcgaatctgctccgccattcaatcatgtctgatcttATCCTGGCCGTAATTCCACTGTCCTAAACTGTGTGAAGATCACATAGTGAGCAGCAAGTGAACATAACTAAATTGCAAGAAGCACAAGTATGTCCCGCGTCATCTGGAAAGTGTATTTTGGGATTTGAAATCCCTCTCTGGGCTGGAAACTCATGTGTAAATCTCACTGCAAAAAGATTGTTCACCAGTTGAAAGTGGAAAAGAGTTCACTCGGTCATGTCATTTACTGACTTGGccacacagtcacactggagagagaccattcagataCATACTGTGTATGAGAGGGATTTACTCAGTTTCCCTACTCATTAACACTCCAGCTTTAAAGGTTCGAAAGGCTCTGATCCACAATTGCTGAATTCTTAATGGCAAGACAGAGTTTAAATATTCGGTGTATGGGGAAAATTCACTTGTTCACCCCACCTGCTGAGGCGCCAGTGAGTACATATCGAACTATTGGGGTTTATTCTGCAGTTAATTACACTGAGGACAGGACTATGCTTCCTGAGAAATTGGTTGATGCATCAATTAGTTCAATAATTTTACATGTTAACCCTATAACTGCGATCATAATCAGACATGAAATACAATTTTCGTCAAACAATATCACCTTTCAATGGCCGGGGTGGTACCCAGCATTCCTGGCGAAAGAGAATATGTCCTATTATCACAATAGCAGATGTATGCACATGCGCAGCGGATGTTGGTGAATAGAGCATGCGCCGTGCGTGTTCAGCCTGATCATGCGCAGTTTGggtgctggagctgcagggacgcGGCGGAGTGGATGCACAGGCTTCAGAAACACCCAGTGGAGGAGGCCTCAAACCCAGAACAAGAAGCTCCCCGTCCCCAATTTGCACCGACCCCGGTGGTAATTGCAGAACCTCTGTAACTGGGGAGATAGGGGTAATTCCAGTGGATCAGAGACCCAGGCCAATGGTCTGGGGACAGgggctcaaatcccaccctggagttggggaagtttaaattaaattaataaagggGGAGGAATCTGGAACATAAATCCACTTTCAGTAGGAATGACCATTACAGCTATCATCAATTGTAAACTGatggaaacctgctgtccttcccTAGTCTGGCCTACAGGAGATTCAGACTCTCAACAGCCCTCTGACAAGGGTAATAAGGGGTCAGAAACAAATCCAAtgaaacccacatcccataaaataacaaAGGAAAAATTGATGGACTTGGGTTAATGACAGTCATCTTCCTCGGGGGGCAGGACATGTGCAGGGTCATCACTGACcctgtgcggtggcacagtggttagcaccgcagtcTCACAACACTGGGaacacgggtttgattccgactttgggtgactgcggggagtttgcaccttctccccttgtctgtgtgtcaGGCttgcctcctggtgctctggtttagtcccacagtccaaaggtgtgcaggttcggtggattggcatcCCTCAGTTGCCCCTTCATGTCTAAAGGTCCGGTGGTGTTATGGGAATAGCGTGAGGGAGTGGGTCCtgtcgggtgttctttcggagCGTCAATACAgactctgggctgaatggcctcctgcactgtagggattctatgagatatATATGTAAATGTTCTGAAttgctatcctggactgacagcaaTGGATTTTGGAACTCCTTTTATAGGGTGTAACACCGCAAACTCAAACCAAAAAAAATATTTGTCTCTGTTGAATTTTTAACCTTCGACATTGTGTTCACAGGATGTTGGACAAGCAGGAGATGAAGgcaggaaactcaaaccaaacatcacatcaggatctgacgcgATTGCCTAAATTATTGTAATCTGAATATCATTTAATCTTGAACATGGAAGGAGAAAACAATGGAGAGAAACCgtccacgtgttctgtgtgtggacgaggattcagccgATCATCTGGCCTCTTGAGACATAAATGCAAACATGctggggagaaaccatggaaatgtggggactgtgagaagAGGTTCAGATACCTGTCTGAGCTGAAAACTCATCAACACAATCACAGTGGAGAgacaccgttcacctgctccgactgtgggaagggattcaccacctcatccatcttgctgacacaccagcgagttcacactggggagagaccattcacctgcaccaagtgtgggaaggggttcatctgttcatcccacctattgaaacaccaatgggttcacactggggagagaccgtttagctgccaggagtgtgggaaaggatttactacctcatccatcctgctgacacaccaacgggttcacactggagagaaaccattcacatgctccgaatgtgggaagggattccctacCTCGTCtatcctgctgaaacaccagcgagttcacacaggggagaggccattcacctgttcggaTTGTGGAAAGGGGTTCACTGATTCATccgacctgctgaaacaccagcgaattcataacggggagaggccattcatctgctctgtgtgtgggaagggatttactcagtcaaagACCCTGCAAAAACACCAGcgtggtcacaccggggagagaccgttcacctgctctgagtgtgggcaaggattcactcagtcattcatcttgttgaaacaccagcgtgttcacactggggagaggccattcatctgctccagttgtgggaagggatttactgattcttccaccctgctgagacatcagcgagttcacactggggaaaggccattcacttgctccaagtgtgggaaaagattcactcagtcatccaacctgcagaaacaccagcgagttcacactggggagaggccattcacttgctccaaatgtgggatgggattcactccgTCATctcacctgctgaaacaccagcgggttcaccagtgactgcagtgattggattttgatgttaatcacatccaggaccaaatctttttattggcatctgTTTCTGCTGAGGTTAATAGACCCCAGCACAGTTGTAGGACATGTTATCGATAAAAGTTAAAAAAAACAACTTTGTGTTGAGCAGTTTGGTGAATGTTTTTACTGTCCCTAACACAAATGAATTCCTTTTGaatgctctccccctccccagtctcctccATCTTCATCACTAACAACACGTGTGAGGGGCTCTTGGAGCTTCTTTGTAACTAAAATTGTGACAATCCGATCTGCTGCCTCcactgcttccctccctcccactagcCCACCGGGACAAACTGACTCTTAATTTCCCCCTTGCCTGAGTCCTGAACTCCCATCTTCCTccatccagcccccacacacacagcagtgagttCATACTGCAGAGAGAGGGTTTAAATGCTGAGACTGTGACAGGAGCTGTAAAACCCACATTCACTGATGGTTCACCAGTGCAGTCACTCTGGTTCCACtctattcatctgctctcagtgcaggaagaggttcagccgattgtccatcctgcagcagcaccagtgagttcacaccggggagaggtcattcagtccaaagatgtgtgggtgaggtggattggacatgctaaattgccttagtgtccaaaaaggttaagtggggttactgggttaagtggggttagtgggttacggggataggatggaggtgtgggtttgggtaggatgctctttccaagggccggtgcagactcaattggccgaatggcctccttagcactgtaaattctatgattctatgacctgctccatgtgtggggagggattcactgagtcattcaACCTGTTAACACACCAGTGGGTTCATACCGTCGGAAGCTATTTTAAATGTGTTTTAAAATTTCTCTGGAGCTGATGTCCTATCAGCATGTTCACACTGACCattcaggatctcactgtgggttcagGTGATCATGTGGACTCAGTGTCCGCCAGCACAAGTTAATGAAAAGGATCCAAAGTGACACACAGCCTTAAACTAATACAGAAATTACAAAGTTATCTCACATACAATTTATAACAAGTGTGCATAAAATCAGTGTGTAAATGTTGAGAGAGCAAAATATATTATAAAATACAGCATGACATATGCAAATAAAACATATTTGTAAGTAATATGAGTTAAACTGACGAAAGAACTATGAAAACTGATTGGAGAACTTAAATTCTTTAAGTTCACAAACCAAAGGTGGTTACATAGTGTGACAgaaagtgactgcttctttccagAAACTGCAAGTTAAAGGTTAAACAAATTTAAGACACAAGGCTGAAGGTTTGAAATCTCACAGTTTTCTTCACTCAAACTGATGTATAACTGTTAATTTTCAATGGCAGGAGAGTTAACGGTTCCAGACCTTTGCTCATCCAACCTTTATGGGATTCACAGCAGTTGCCCTGTAATTAAACCATTAAAGTGTAACTTTGTCCTGGCCTCGGGCCATGGGATGTATTTCACTtgtccagtttggcaggaagaatcgAAAAAACAACATTCTTGTGATCTTATgagacaaaatcccatcttcacactgaggataccctccattgtcccgtgtgacactatcactgtgctaaatggggtagattcaGAACACATCTCGATAAAAACAGGGTATCCAAGAGGTGCTGTGGCCATCAGCAGCCTAATATTCAATTACAATCAaacctcatagaacattacagcgcagtacaggccctttggccctcgatattgcgccgacctgtgaaatcactctaaagcccatctacactattcccttatcgtccatatgtcgatccaatgaccacttgaatgcccttagtgttggagagtccactactgttgcaggcagggcattccacacccttactactctctgagtaaagaatcttatCTCTGACAtcagtccgatatctatctcccctcaatttaaagctatgtccccttgtgctagacatcaccatctgaggaaaaaggctctcactgtccaccctaactaatcctctgatcgtcttgtatgcctcaattaagtcacctcttaaccttctctctaacgaaaacaacatcaagttcctcagcctttccttataagatcttccctccataccaggcaacattttggtaaatctcctctgcaccctttccaatgcttccacatccttcctataatgcggcgaccagaattgtacgtaatactccaaatgcggccgcaccagagttttgtacagctgcaacatgacctcatggctctgaaactcaatcccttgactaataaaagctaacacaccgtacaccttcttaacaaccctctcaacctgggtggaaactttcagggatctatgtacatggacagcgagatctctctgctcatccacactaccaagaatcttaccattagtccagtactctgtcttcctgttattccttccaaaatgaatcacctcacacttttctgcattaaactccatttgccacctctcagccagcgctgcagcttatctatgtccctctgtaacttgtaacatccttccacactgtccacaactccactgactttagtgtcatctgcaaatttactcaccaatccttctacgccctcctccaggtcatttataaaaatgacaaacagcagtggccccaaaacagatccttgtggtacactactagtaactggactccagtctgaacatttcccatcaaccttgtcttccagctagccaatttctgatccaaactgctaaatcaccctgaatcccatgcctccgtattttctgcagtagcctatcgtggggaaccttatcaaacgctttactgaaatccatatacaccacatcaactgctttaccctcatccacctgtttgatcgccttctcaaagaactcaataaggtttgtgaggcacaacctacccttcacaaaatcgtgttgactatctctaatcaaattattcctttccagatgattatacatcctatctcttataaacctttccaagacttcacccacaacagaagtaaggctcactggtcaatagttaccagggttgtctctacaccccttcttgaacaagaggacaacatttgctataggCCGGCATAATCCCTCACTCTactgctgggaacacacaaagcaagtgtggagtacaaggaaagtagaaagaaacttaagcaaggagtctggagggctaaaaggggtcacaaaaagtcattggccagcaggattaaggaaaatcccaagtcttcttaattttaataatcttcattgtcacaagtaggcttatattaacactgcaatgaagttactgtgaaaagcctctagccgccacattccagtgcctgagggagaattcagaatgtccaaattacataacatcatgcctttagggacttgtgggaggaaaccggagcatccggaggaaacccacgcagacacagggagaaattgcaGACTCTCCAGAGtgtcccaagcccggaatcgaacctgggaccctggcgctgtgaagccatagtgctaaccactatgctaccgtgctgcccatatataaagagcaaggggTTAGCCAGGGAGAAGGTTGACCCACtccaggacaggggagggaatctatgtgtggagccagaggaaatggacaaggtattaaatgagtactttgcatcagtgctcaccaaagagaagaacttggtggatgatgagtctggggaagggtgtgtaaatagtttGCGTCATGCTAAGATTAAAAAGGAGGTACTGGGGGTCTTGAAAAATATGATGGTCGACacatccccagggcctaatgggatatatcccagaatactatgaggcaagggaggaaattgctggggccttgagataaATCTTTGTATCCTTACTAGCTACAGGGGAggtccagaggattggagaatagccaatgttgttcctttgtttaagatgggtagcaaagataatccatgtaattacaggccggtgagccttacatcagtggtagggaaattattggaggggaTTCTTTGAGACacaatttactcccacttggaaataagtggacatattagtgagaggcaacatggttttgtgaagcggaagtcgtgtctcacgaacttagcgagttttcgaggaagtgacaaagatgattgatgagggtagggcagtggatgttgtctacatggacctcagtaagggctttgacaaggtaggtccctcatggcagactggtacagaagatgaAGTTGCACAGGATCAGAattgagctgacaagatggatacagaaatggccggtacagcaattgaaccatacattacaaaccagctgtctagcccactgagctaaacctgccctaatcttttattgtcacaaatatgatgttattgtgaaaagcccctcgtcgccagagtccggcgccttttcgggtaagtcggtactggaattgaacccacgctgctgctggccttgttctgcattacaaacctgctgtctagtccactgagctagacCAGCTCATAAACCctggtgtcctggcaaatatttatctctcaatcaacattgcCAAAATCCGATCATCTGCTCATTGCCACATTGCGGTGTGTGGCAACTTGCTTTGttgaaattggctgctgcatttccgacaTCAGTGATCACACTTCAGAAGCTCTTTGGGACATGTTGTGGTAATGAAAGGCACTACAGAACTGaaagttttaaattgaagattaatgCTTTCTGATCCTAAATTTATTTCAGCGATCCCCAACTTCCCATTTAATAAATTTGCTTTGGTTTGGAcaagaattgtttttttttaaatttagagtacccaattcattttttccaattaaggggcaatttagcgtggccaatccacctacgctgcacaactttgggttgtgggggtgaaacccacgcaaacacggggtgaatgtgcaaactccacatggacagtgacccagagccgggatcgaacctgggacctcagcaccgtgaggcagtgctaaccactgtgccgcctttggAGAAGAATTTTAACCAATTAaagaaaaggcagaattctctggatagtcaattaaaagtttattaaaagaaaaagttTACTAAACAACTTGAAGACAGTAACGTTCGCAACTTCAAggcggtgatcagtctgtagaagcgtaaccctccctGGGTtcatctttgacagtaatttccttggaactcggcctcgagtcttcagtacttggccagcaaggaagaccttcggaacatcgacctttatccccaaagtgaccattacctcatgtcagagttgggcctgttgtaacatgaccattggtcaattgGGCACTAGTTTAATTTACTTGAATCTCCAATTCCTGACACcaccttagacaggaatacaattgaactgtttcatacagttcctttatctgattctgtacaattcctttttcatacagtttcaaatgttgaggctaatcagggcTGGAAGGAGACACCaatagttgtgggggtgaaacccacgcagacatggggagaatgacagagacccagggccgggattcgaacccgggtcctcagcgccgtagtcccagtgctaaccactgcgtcgctgtGCTGCCTGCCCTGGGTGTAATTGAGAAcataaacaataacagcagaatccaatccctgtaatcagttgtgaacttgttggtgtctcagaaagtgcaatgaattacaaaatccctttgcacattgagggcaggtgaatggcctctccccaggatgaactccctggtgtgactgcagacggcatacCCGAGTGAATCGCACAAATCGTCATAAACGGGTGTGagataattgggattatggagacacggctgcagggtgaccagggataggaactgaatatattcagtatttaggaaggacagacaaaaaggaagagcagtggagtggcagtgctggttcaAGAGGAAATtaatcatggcgctgaggtcccaggttcgatcccagctctgggtcactgtccgtgtggagtttgcacatcctccccatgtttgcgtgggcttcgcccccacaacccaaagatgtgcagggtaggtggattggccacgctaaactgcctcttaattcagaaaaaaatgaattgggtactctaaattaaaacaaaaaatgaattaggagaagggaatgtgcaacaaaacctgggtatcctcgtacaccagtaactgaaggtaagcaggcagctacagcaggtgg
This portion of the Scyliorhinus torazame isolate Kashiwa2021f chromosome 5, sScyTor2.1, whole genome shotgun sequence genome encodes:
- the LOC140419191 gene encoding uncharacterized protein, whose product is MEGENNGEKPSTCSVCGRGFSRSSGLLRHKCKHAGEKPWKCGDCEKRFRYLSELKTHQHNHSGETPFTCSDCGKGFTTSSILLTHQRVHTGERPFTCTKCGKGFICSSHLLKHQWVHTGERPFSCQECGKGFTTSSILLTHQRVHTGEKPFTCSECGKGFPTSSILLKHQRVHTGERPFTCSDCGKGFTDSSDLLKHQRIHNGERPFICSVCGKGFTQSKTLQKHQRGHTGERPFTCSECGQGFTQSFILLKHQRVHTGERPFICSSCGKGFTDSSTLLRHQRVHTGERPFTCSKCGKRFTQSSNLQKHQRVHTGERPFTCSKCGMGFTPSSHLLKHQRVHQ